From Miscanthus floridulus cultivar M001 chromosome 15, ASM1932011v1, whole genome shotgun sequence, the proteins below share one genomic window:
- the LOC136506994 gene encoding uncharacterized protein produces the protein MAVSYKVGDWVLLRLRHRPIVSLDTAATGKLKPRFFGPYKVTEVVNDVAVRIALPPRSRLHDVFHVGLLKHWVGEPPIAPPPLPAILNGATVPEPERVVRTRLARSVRQVLIRWKGEPAASATWEDLDSFADRFPAFQLEDELAVEEGRDVMYGRMYSRRRRARDIRRAADRAQSASRRQAEPPSG, from the coding sequence ATGGCCGTCTCCTACAAGGTGGGCGATTGGGTCCTGCTTCGACTTCGTCATCGCCCGATAGTCTCCCTGGACACTGCTGCGACGGGCAAGTTGAAGCCCCGCTTCTTCGGCCCTTACAAGGTCACGGAGGTCGTCAACGACGTTGCGGTCCGGATTGCTCTACCGCCTCGCTCTCGGCTCCATGATGTGTTCCACGTCGGCCTCCTCAAGCATTGGGTGGGCGAACCGCCGATTGCACCGCCTCCGCTTCCCGCCATCCTCAATGGCGCCACGGTGCCCGAGCCCGAACGCGTTGTCCGCACTCGCCTGGCACGCAGTGTACGCCAGGTACTCATCCGCTGGAAAGGTGAGCCGGCAGCTTCAGCAACCTGGGAAGACCTGGATTCCTTCGCCGACCGGTTCCCTgcgttccagctcgaggacgagctggctgtcgaggaggggagagatgttatgtaCGGGCGCATGTACTCTAGACGGCGCCGTGCCAGGGACATCCGGCGCGCAGCAGATCGCGCGCAGAGCGCGTCGCGCAGGCAGGCTGAGCCACCGAGTGGCTAG